The following coding sequences are from one Hippopotamus amphibius kiboko isolate mHipAmp2 chromosome 9, mHipAmp2.hap2, whole genome shotgun sequence window:
- the SNX8 gene encoding sorting nexin-8 isoform X1, protein MTGGAMDPLPAAPAAAAAEAEADGEVDPPAADSPVPQVSERRDADSSRMQMPPGNPLLLSLTLQELLARDAVQVELIPEKKGLFLKHVEYEVSSQRFKSCVYRRYNDFVVFHEVLLQKFPYRMVPALPPKRMLGADREFIEARRRALKRFINLVARHPPFSEDAILKLFLSFSGPDVQSKLKESAQCVGDEFMNCKLAARAKDFLPADIQTQFAISRELIRNIYNSFYKLRDRAERMVSRAIDNAADLLIFGKELSALGSDTTPLPSWATLSSSTWGSLKQALKGLSVEFALLADKAAQQGKQEENDVVEKLNLFLDLLQSYKDLCERHEKGVLHKHQRALHKYSLMKRQMMSASAQSREAESVEQLESRIVEQENVIQTMELRNYFSLYCLHQETQLVHVYLPLTSHILGAFVNSQIQGHKEMSKVWNDLQPKLHCLFTGPHGTPTPPRSAQDGLFPH, encoded by the exons ATGACTGGCGGCGCGATGGACCCGCTGCCCGCGGCGCCAgcggctgcagctgctgaagcggAGGCGGACGGGGAGGTGGACCCGCCGGCGGCAG ACTCGCCAGTGCCCCAGGTCAGCGAGCGGAGGGACGCGGACTCCAGTCGGATGCAGATGCCGCCGGGGAACCCGCTGCTGCTGTCGCTCACGCTGCAGGAGCTGCTGGCCAGGGACGCCGTGCAGGTAGAGCTCATCCCCGAGAAGAAGGGCCTCTTCCTGAAGCACGTGGAGTATGAGGTGTCCAGCCAG CGCTTCAAGTCCTGCGTGTATCGACGGTACAATGACTTCGTGGTCTTCCACGAGGTGCTGCTGCAGAAGTTCCCGTACCGCATGGTGCCGGCCCTGCCGCCCAAGAGGATGCTGGGAG CCGACAGGGAGTTCATCGAGGCCCGGAGGAGAGCCCTGAAGCGCTTCATCAACCTGGTGGCCCGGCACCCGCCCTTCTCCGAGGATGCCATCCTCAAGCTCTTCTTGTCCTTCAGTGGCCCC GACGTGCAGAGCAAGTTAAAGGAGTCGGCTCAGTGTGTGGGAGACGAGTTCATGAACTGTAAGCTGGCTGCTCGGGCCAAG GACTTCCTGCCAGCCGACATCCAGACCCAGTTCGCCATTAGCCGGGAGCTGATTCGCAACATCTACAACAGCTTTTACAAGCTTCGCGATCGAGCCGAGCGGATGGTGTCGCGGGCCATCGACAATGCTGCTGACCTTCTCATATTTGGGAAGGAGCTGAG TGCTCTAGGGTCTGACACAACCCCGCTGCCCTCCTGGGCCACTCTGAGCAGTAGCACGTGGGGGTCGCTCAAGCAGGCACTGAAAGGCCTGTCCGTCGAATTTGCACTGCTGGCTGACAAGGCTGCGCAGCAG GGCAAGCAGGAGGAGAACGACGTGGTGGAGAAGCTGAACCTCTTCCTGGATCTGCTGCAGTCCTATAAG GACCTGTGTGAGCGGCACGAGAAGGGCGTGCTGCACAAGCACCAGCGGGCGCTGCACAAGTACAGCCTGATGAAGAGGCAGATGATGAGCGCCTCCGCGCAGAGCCGCGAGGCCGAGTCCGTGGAGCAGCTGGAGTCCCGCATCGTGGAG caggagaaCGTGATCCAGACGATGGAGCTCCGCAACTACTTCTCCCTGTACTGCTTGCACCAGGAGACGCAGCTGGTCCATGTGTAcctgcccctcacctcccacaTCCTGGGGGCCTTTGTCAACTCCCAGATCCAAGGGCACAAGGAG ATGAGTAAGGTGTGGAATGACCTGCAGCCCAAGCTGCACTGCCTCTTCACCGGCCCGCACGGCACCCCGACCCCACCGAGGTCCGCGCAGGACGGCCTATTCCCTCACTAG
- the SNX8 gene encoding sorting nexin-8 isoform X2, which translates to MGFVALWHMGFSWSRAGTPVPCIGRWILNHCPTREVPVKSFDSPVPQVSERRDADSSRMQMPPGNPLLLSLTLQELLARDAVQVELIPEKKGLFLKHVEYEVSSQRFKSCVYRRYNDFVVFHEVLLQKFPYRMVPALPPKRMLGADREFIEARRRALKRFINLVARHPPFSEDAILKLFLSFSGPDVQSKLKESAQCVGDEFMNCKLAARAKDFLPADIQTQFAISRELIRNIYNSFYKLRDRAERMVSRAIDNAADLLIFGKELSALGSDTTPLPSWATLSSSTWGSLKQALKGLSVEFALLADKAAQQGKQEENDVVEKLNLFLDLLQSYKDLCERHEKGVLHKHQRALHKYSLMKRQMMSASAQSREAESVEQLESRIVEQENVIQTMELRNYFSLYCLHQETQLVHVYLPLTSHILGAFVNSQIQGHKEMSKVWNDLQPKLHCLFTGPHGTPTPPRSAQDGLFPH; encoded by the exons atgggcttcgttgctctgtggcacatgggattttcctggagcagggctggaacccctgtcccctgcattggcaggtggattcttaaccactgccccaccagggaagtccctgt GAAATCATTCG ACTCGCCAGTGCCCCAGGTCAGCGAGCGGAGGGACGCGGACTCCAGTCGGATGCAGATGCCGCCGGGGAACCCGCTGCTGCTGTCGCTCACGCTGCAGGAGCTGCTGGCCAGGGACGCCGTGCAGGTAGAGCTCATCCCCGAGAAGAAGGGCCTCTTCCTGAAGCACGTGGAGTATGAGGTGTCCAGCCAG CGCTTCAAGTCCTGCGTGTATCGACGGTACAATGACTTCGTGGTCTTCCACGAGGTGCTGCTGCAGAAGTTCCCGTACCGCATGGTGCCGGCCCTGCCGCCCAAGAGGATGCTGGGAG CCGACAGGGAGTTCATCGAGGCCCGGAGGAGAGCCCTGAAGCGCTTCATCAACCTGGTGGCCCGGCACCCGCCCTTCTCCGAGGATGCCATCCTCAAGCTCTTCTTGTCCTTCAGTGGCCCC GACGTGCAGAGCAAGTTAAAGGAGTCGGCTCAGTGTGTGGGAGACGAGTTCATGAACTGTAAGCTGGCTGCTCGGGCCAAG GACTTCCTGCCAGCCGACATCCAGACCCAGTTCGCCATTAGCCGGGAGCTGATTCGCAACATCTACAACAGCTTTTACAAGCTTCGCGATCGAGCCGAGCGGATGGTGTCGCGGGCCATCGACAATGCTGCTGACCTTCTCATATTTGGGAAGGAGCTGAG TGCTCTAGGGTCTGACACAACCCCGCTGCCCTCCTGGGCCACTCTGAGCAGTAGCACGTGGGGGTCGCTCAAGCAGGCACTGAAAGGCCTGTCCGTCGAATTTGCACTGCTGGCTGACAAGGCTGCGCAGCAG GGCAAGCAGGAGGAGAACGACGTGGTGGAGAAGCTGAACCTCTTCCTGGATCTGCTGCAGTCCTATAAG GACCTGTGTGAGCGGCACGAGAAGGGCGTGCTGCACAAGCACCAGCGGGCGCTGCACAAGTACAGCCTGATGAAGAGGCAGATGATGAGCGCCTCCGCGCAGAGCCGCGAGGCCGAGTCCGTGGAGCAGCTGGAGTCCCGCATCGTGGAG caggagaaCGTGATCCAGACGATGGAGCTCCGCAACTACTTCTCCCTGTACTGCTTGCACCAGGAGACGCAGCTGGTCCATGTGTAcctgcccctcacctcccacaTCCTGGGGGCCTTTGTCAACTCCCAGATCCAAGGGCACAAGGAG ATGAGTAAGGTGTGGAATGACCTGCAGCCCAAGCTGCACTGCCTCTTCACCGGCCCGCACGGCACCCCGACCCCACCGAGGTCCGCGCAGGACGGCCTATTCCCTCACTAG